From the Spiroplasma chrysopicola DF-1 genome, one window contains:
- a CDS encoding uracil-DNA glycosylase, with product MLTNLAIGWKDFFEAEQQKPYFKKLLASIKTEYEHYKCYPPAQDIFNLFRILNPSDIKVVIIGQDPYHGSGQANGIAFSVNDNIKNPPSLNNIFKELQNDLNIDHFKSGNLVGWVKQGVFLYNTIGTVRAASPLSHKNLGWLEFSVNLINYLNQVNPDIIYVLWGNYAKEYGAYILRKDHIISGAHPSPFSYHLFRDQKMFLKINDLLLKNKKKIIDWGM from the coding sequence GTGCTAACAAATCTTGCCATTGGCTGAAAAGATTTTTTTGAAGCAGAGCAACAAAAGCCATATTTTAAAAAACTTTTGGCTAGTATAAAAACCGAATATGAGCATTATAAATGCTATCCCCCGGCCCAAGATATTTTTAACCTCTTTCGGATTTTAAACCCTAGTGATATAAAAGTTGTTATTATTGGCCAAGATCCTTACCATGGGTCAGGACAAGCTAATGGGATTGCCTTTAGTGTTAATGATAATATTAAAAATCCTCCTAGTTTAAATAATATTTTTAAAGAATTACAAAATGATTTAAATATTGATCATTTTAAAAGTGGTAATTTAGTCGGATGAGTTAAACAAGGTGTTTTTCTATATAATACAATCGGGACCGTTCGTGCGGCAAGCCCCTTAAGCCATAAAAATTTAGGGTGATTAGAGTTTAGCGTTAATTTAATTAATTATTTAAATCAAGTTAACCCTGATATTATTTATGTTCTCTGGGGCAATTATGCCAAAGAATATGGGGCTTATATTTTAAGGAAAGACCATATTATTTCAGGAGCTCATCCCTCACCTTTTAGTTATCATTTATTTCGCGACCAAAAAATGTTTTTAAAAATAAATGATTTATTATTAAAAAATAAAAAAAAGATTATTGATTGAGGAATGTAA
- the rplM gene encoding 50S ribosomal protein L13, with amino-acid sequence MRQTTVLNSANVDKKWYVIDAQGLILGRLATQVAMILKGKNKPAYTPHVDCGDNVIIINADKVAFTGNKLQGKIYYKHSQHPGGLSRTTAQDMLKKKPIYPVEHAIKGMLPKNKLGSQLFRNLFVYAGSEHPHEAQKPEKLELAGK; translated from the coding sequence ATGAGACAAACAACCGTTTTAAATTCAGCTAATGTTGATAAAAAATGATATGTTATTGATGCGCAAGGTCTTATTTTAGGACGTTTAGCAACGCAAGTTGCAATGATATTAAAAGGTAAAAACAAACCTGCTTATACACCACACGTTGACTGTGGTGATAATGTAATTATTATTAATGCTGATAAAGTTGCCTTTACCGGTAATAAATTACAAGGGAAAATCTACTATAAACACTCACAACACCCAGGTGGATTGAGTCGTACAACTGCCCAAGATATGTTAAAGAAAAAACCAATTTATCCAGTTGAACATGCAATTAAAGGAATGTTACCAAAAAATAAATTAGGAAGTCAATTATTCCGTAATTTATTTGTTTATGCCGGATCAGAACATCCGCATGAAGCACAAAAACCAGAAAAGTTAGAGCTTGCTGGGAAATAA
- the rpsI gene encoding 30S ribosomal protein S9 — MAKKQEVIYRGTGRRKTSVAQVVLTPGKGNIIVNGKPALEFFPYATLVQDLEQPLKITGVREEFDITVKVAGGGFTGQAGATRLGIARALVEASQDYKVLLRHAGMLTRDSRIKERKKYGLRGARRAPQYSKR, encoded by the coding sequence ATGGCAAAAAAACAAGAAGTTATTTATCGTGGAACTGGAAGAAGAAAAACTTCAGTTGCACAAGTTGTGTTAACTCCTGGAAAAGGAAATATTATTGTTAATGGGAAACCAGCTTTAGAGTTTTTCCCATATGCAACATTGGTACAAGATTTGGAACAGCCTTTAAAAATCACTGGGGTAAGAGAAGAGTTTGACATTACAGTTAAGGTAGCAGGTGGTGGATTTACTGGCCAAGCAGGGGCAACAAGATTAGGAATCGCTAGAGCCCTAGTTGAGGCGTCACAAGATTACAAAGTCCTATTAAGACATGCGGGAATGTTAACGCGTGATTCACGCATTAAAGAACGTAAAAAATATGGATTACGTGGAGCGCGTCGTGCGCCACAATATTCAAAACGTTAA
- a CDS encoding ECF transporter S component — protein MNLLTNFSDITKIFYSTTMAYIASGLIGVLFLGYCLYNGVYYLINPKKYHGIRFTTKNIAYITMLSAVSAAVTIVISVTVPITVFPPVRIAFEGLMVKIAGFIFGPIVGLLSGVITDLIVMLFVPSYVHIAYIIVIASYGFLSGCVSSLNRAVGKQKWVLFLFTNIFVVLFGAMASVMTWFSPVDTIKLFAGLNASKTVLLYIIIIGSLSTICIIWVIMFIYRHFDKTKKRYWDLVAIIMLAVINEYWVTTLISAWGDIAFLTVSQNKTDTDGYGVTMISRLAMAPLKILFNSAIIYLTYRAIGPLIHKDTNSALQY, from the coding sequence ATGAATTTATTAACTAATTTTAGTGATATAACTAAAATATTCTATAGTACAACAATGGCATACATTGCAAGTGGTCTAATTGGTGTTTTATTTCTTGGATATTGTCTTTATAATGGGGTTTATTATTTAATTAATCCAAAAAAATACCATGGCATTCGTTTTACAACCAAAAACATTGCTTATATCACGATGTTGTCAGCGGTTTCTGCCGCTGTTACAATTGTAATCTCAGTTACTGTTCCAATTACAGTTTTCCCCCCTGTCCGAATTGCCTTTGAAGGTTTAATGGTTAAAATTGCTGGTTTTATTTTTGGGCCAATAGTTGGTTTATTATCAGGGGTAATCACTGATTTAATTGTTATGCTATTTGTTCCATCATATGTTCATATTGCCTATATTATTGTTATTGCCTCATATGGGTTTTTATCTGGCTGTGTTTCATCGTTAAACCGGGCAGTTGGCAAACAAAAATGAGTTTTATTCTTATTTACTAACATCTTTGTTGTTTTATTTGGGGCAATGGCTTCCGTAATGACATGATTTTCACCAGTAGATACGATTAAATTATTTGCTGGCTTAAATGCAAGTAAAACAGTTCTATTGTATATTATTATTATTGGATCTTTATCAACAATATGTATTATTTGAGTTATTATGTTTATTTATCGTCATTTTGATAAAACCAAAAAACGTTATTGAGATCTTGTTGCCATTATTATGTTAGCGGTTATTAATGAATATTGAGTAACAACCTTAATTTCAGCGTGAGGAGATATTGCGTTTTTAACAGTCTCCCAAAATAAAACCGATACTGATGGCTATGGCGTGACAATGATTTCTCGCCTTGCCATGGCGCCGTTAAAGATTCTCTTTAACTCAGCAATTATTTATCTAACTTATCGAGCTATTGGGCCTTTAATTCATAAGGATACTAATTCAGCTTTACAATATTAA
- a CDS encoding serine hydroxymethyltransferase — protein MKINQQLQELMNLELKRQQDHVELIASENYVSEAVLAIAGSILTNKYSEGYPFHRYYGGCEYIDKIEQLAIDKVKEMFQAEHANVQPHSGSQANTAAYYAMLNPGDKVLAMDLSAGGHLTHGHKVNFSGRLYEFHSYGVNPTTQELDYIEIAKIAQAVKPKLIVAGASAYSREIDFKKFREIADSIGALLMVDMAHIAGLVAAGLHMSPIPYADVVTSTTHKTLRGPRGGLILSTAKWAKKIDSAVFPGNQGGPLEHIIGAKAQAFIEALEPGFKTYQENVISNAKVLSKTLQDNNFTLISNGTDNHLLMVNVKKSVGLSGAEAEAILQKIGIICNKNMIPFDTETPVVTSGIRLGTPAMTTRGFRAKQFQQLGEIIVGVLKDHSDDNLVKYGQAVKTLLEKFPIYNDIKY, from the coding sequence ATGAAAATAAATCAACAATTACAAGAATTAATGAACTTGGAATTAAAACGCCAACAAGATCATGTTGAATTAATTGCTTCAGAAAATTATGTTAGTGAAGCAGTTTTAGCGATTGCTGGTTCAATTTTAACGAACAAATATAGTGAAGGATATCCCTTTCACCGATATTATGGGGGCTGTGAATATATTGATAAAATTGAGCAGTTAGCGATTGATAAGGTAAAAGAAATGTTTCAAGCTGAACATGCTAATGTGCAACCTCATTCTGGTAGTCAAGCCAATACAGCAGCTTATTATGCTATGTTAAACCCTGGGGATAAAGTTTTGGCAATGGATTTATCAGCAGGAGGACATTTAACACATGGTCATAAAGTAAACTTTTCAGGTCGTTTATATGAATTTCATAGTTATGGTGTTAATCCAACAACACAAGAATTAGATTATATAGAAATTGCTAAAATAGCCCAAGCAGTAAAACCAAAATTAATTGTTGCTGGCGCTAGTGCATATTCGCGCGAAATTGATTTTAAAAAATTCCGTGAAATAGCTGATAGTATTGGGGCCTTATTAATGGTTGATATGGCCCATATTGCTGGGTTAGTGGCTGCTGGATTACATATGTCCCCAATTCCTTATGCAGATGTAGTGACATCAACAACGCATAAAACGTTACGTGGTCCACGTGGGGGATTGATTTTATCAACAGCAAAATGAGCGAAAAAAATTGATAGTGCTGTATTTCCTGGAAACCAAGGTGGACCATTAGAACATATAATTGGGGCCAAAGCGCAAGCTTTTATTGAAGCTTTAGAACCAGGGTTTAAAACATACCAAGAAAATGTTATTAGTAATGCCAAAGTTTTATCGAAAACATTACAAGACAATAATTTTACTTTAATTTCAAATGGAACTGATAATCATTTATTAATGGTTAATGTTAAAAAAAGTGTTGGTCTTTCGGGTGCAGAAGCTGAAGCAATCCTACAAAAAATTGGTATTATCTGTAATAAAAATATGATTCCATTTGATACTGAAACTCCCGTTGTGACAAGTGGTATTCGCTTAGGAACACCAGCAATGACAACAAGAGGATTTCGTGCAAAGCAATTTCAACAATTAGGAGAAATTATTGTTGGGGTATTAAAAGATCATAGTGATGATAATTTAGTAAAATATGGTCAAGCAGTAAAAACTTTATTAGAAAAATTCCCAATTTATAATGATATTAAGTATTAA